One region of Anaerolineales bacterium genomic DNA includes:
- a CDS encoding methionyl-tRNA formyltransferase, whose amino-acid sequence MRSVFMGSPEYALPALEALAEMSEVAGVVTQPDRPAGRGRSLSPPPVKALAQDLGLEIIQPEVLRSAEAMDRLRKWSPEVIVVAAFGKILRPELLTLPRLGCINLHASLLPRHRGAAPIPAAILAGDAETGVSLMRMDEGVDTGPVLAQKSTPISPEDTADSLTGKLARLAGEILREFFPVYIREGLTAAPQDASRASYAPQLKKEDGKLDFRQTSEGLHRKVRAYHPWPGAYFPWKGRPLKIIEVQPAPFAGNIPPGTVVEHARFPAVRTADGILLLRKVQPAGKKPMPGDEFLRGARDFLGRELS is encoded by the coding sequence ATGCGCTCCGTTTTCATGGGGTCTCCCGAATACGCCCTGCCGGCGCTCGAGGCGTTGGCCGAAATGAGCGAGGTGGCGGGAGTTGTGACCCAACCGGACCGCCCGGCTGGCCGCGGCCGCAGCCTATCGCCTCCGCCGGTGAAGGCGTTGGCGCAGGACCTCGGCCTCGAGATCATCCAGCCGGAGGTCCTCCGCTCCGCGGAAGCGATGGACCGCCTGCGGAAATGGAGTCCGGAAGTGATTGTGGTGGCCGCCTTTGGAAAAATCCTCCGCCCGGAGCTTCTCACTCTTCCCCGGCTTGGCTGTATCAACCTGCACGCTTCGCTTCTTCCGCGGCACCGCGGAGCCGCCCCGATCCCGGCCGCCATCCTGGCCGGCGACGCGGAAACCGGCGTCAGCCTGATGCGGATGGATGAGGGCGTGGATACCGGACCGGTCCTGGCGCAAAAAAGCACCCCGATCAGCCCGGAGGACACAGCGGACAGCCTGACCGGGAAACTCGCCCGCCTGGCGGGGGAAATCCTGCGTGAGTTTTTTCCCGTATATATACGTGAGGGTTTGACGGCCGCGCCGCAGGATGCTTCACGCGCATCCTATGCGCCCCAATTGAAAAAAGAGGATGGAAAGTTGGATTTCCGGCAGACGTCCGAAGGATTGCACCGCAAGGTGCGGGCGTATCACCCCTGGCCCGGCGCGTACTTCCCGTGGAAAGGCCGTCCGCTGAAAATCATCGAGGTCCAACCGGCGCCGTTTGCCGGGAACATCCCTCCGGGCACCGTTGTGGAGCACGCGCGGTTCCCCGCCGTGCGAACCGCCGATGGGATCCTCCTCTTAAGGAAGGTCCAGCCGGCCGGGAAAAAGCCCATGCCGGGCGACGAATTCCTCCGCGGCGCCAGGGATTTTCTCGGCCGGGAGTTGTCCTGA
- a CDS encoding AAA family ATPase, with product MWRCPLPTPASIPRAAESGPRFTPPVITRVEDTGLSSLWLQDLALKIFYFRGYLTGFRVADLMALPFTGIVDQIVETLKREKLIEVKSQTGIGDGAYQYAITGQGMIRAREALDRSQYAGAAPVPLTDYNAAIRKQARARPAVNARVMHQCLHALTLSETTFSRIGPAVNSGTSIFLYGPPGNGKTTMARAIGDLILQEEMYIPYALDVEGHVVKLYDSVNHQLVPEDDPSSSQATSTIQRSASKRDPRWVRIRRPFIMVGGELTLAGLDLVFNDVQKYYEAPFQVKANGGILLIDDFGRQQVRPRDLLNRWIVPLENRIDYLTLHTGQKIEIPFDVMVVFSTNLPPKDLVDEAFLRRLRHKIEVVDPTFDEYREIFKRVAESKGVAYNEQALAYLIQEYYIKTNRKPRASHPRDLCDQILDIGRYMGTEPTMTKDLIDRAAQSYFVEL from the coding sequence ATCTGGAGGTGTCCTTTGCCCACTCCTGCATCGATCCCCCGCGCCGCCGAATCGGGCCCCCGTTTCACACCGCCCGTCATCACCCGCGTGGAAGATACCGGCCTCTCTTCGCTGTGGCTGCAGGACCTGGCTTTAAAAATTTTCTACTTCCGCGGATACCTCACCGGCTTCCGGGTGGCCGACCTCATGGCGCTGCCCTTTACCGGGATCGTGGACCAGATCGTCGAAACCCTGAAGCGGGAAAAACTGATCGAGGTGAAATCCCAAACCGGGATCGGCGACGGCGCCTACCAGTACGCCATTACCGGTCAGGGGATGATTCGCGCGCGGGAGGCGCTGGATCGCAGCCAGTATGCGGGAGCGGCGCCCGTTCCGCTCACCGACTACAATGCGGCGATTCGCAAACAAGCCCGGGCGCGCCCGGCCGTCAACGCCCGCGTGATGCATCAATGCCTGCACGCCCTGACGCTTTCGGAGACGACATTTTCCCGGATCGGTCCGGCGGTGAACTCCGGAACGTCGATCTTCCTGTACGGACCTCCCGGAAACGGAAAAACCACTATGGCCCGGGCGATCGGCGACCTGATTCTTCAAGAAGAAATGTACATTCCCTACGCCCTGGACGTGGAAGGACATGTCGTCAAGTTATACGATTCCGTGAACCACCAATTGGTTCCCGAAGACGATCCTTCCTCCAGCCAGGCCACCAGCACCATCCAGCGCAGCGCCAGCAAACGGGATCCGCGCTGGGTGCGGATCCGGCGGCCGTTCATCATGGTCGGAGGCGAATTAACCCTGGCCGGATTGGATCTGGTGTTCAACGACGTGCAGAAATACTACGAGGCGCCGTTTCAGGTGAAGGCCAACGGCGGCATCCTGCTGATCGACGACTTCGGCCGCCAGCAGGTGCGTCCGCGGGATCTGTTGAACCGCTGGATCGTGCCCCTCGAAAATCGGATCGACTATCTGACCCTCCACACCGGACAAAAAATCGAAATCCCCTTCGACGTGATGGTGGTGTTCTCGACCAACCTTCCGCCGAAGGATCTGGTGGATGAAGCCTTCCTGCGCCGCCTGCGCCACAAGATCGAAGTGGTGGATCCGACCTTTGACGAGTACCGCGAAATCTTCAAACGGGTTGCGGAATCGAAGGGCGTGGCTTACAACGAACAGGCGCTGGCGTACCTGATCCAGGAATACTATATCAAGACCAACCGCAAACCGCGGGCTTCGCATCCGCGCGATTTGTGCGATCAGATCCTCGACATCGGCCGCTATATGGGCACGGAACCCACCATGACCAAGGACCTGATCGACCGGGCCGCGCAATCTTACTTCGTCGAGCTCTAA
- a CDS encoding transcriptional repressor, with the protein MTHDLLNYHHRLRSSGHRVTPQRKAILDAICEAGGGMTTEDILLRLRKKNPRLNRATVYRNLSFLQNMHLVESSGSGKSRTFEISSLNPRHRQRCRVCGEEIDLDCKYVRRLKQSIFKDLRFEIDDHHLSFLGICRRCQSENRKSLPAAEILK; encoded by the coding sequence ATGACCCACGATTTGCTGAATTATCACCATCGGTTGCGCAGCTCCGGGCACCGAGTCACCCCGCAACGCAAGGCCATTCTGGATGCGATCTGCGAAGCGGGCGGCGGAATGACCACCGAAGACATCCTCCTCCGTTTGCGGAAAAAAAATCCCCGCTTGAATCGAGCGACAGTTTACCGAAATTTGAGCTTCCTCCAGAACATGCACCTGGTGGAATCCTCCGGCAGCGGAAAGTCTAGAACCTTTGAGATCTCCAGTCTGAATCCTCGTCATCGCCAGCGTTGCCGGGTTTGCGGCGAAGAAATCGATTTGGATTGCAAATATGTCCGGCGCCTCAAACAATCCATCTTCAAAGACCTCCGTTTTGAAATCGACGATCATCATCTATCGTTTTTGGGAATATGCCGCCGCTGTCAATCCGAAAACCGGAAATCCCTGCCAGCGGCGGAAATCTTGAAGTAG
- a CDS encoding zinc ribbon domain-containing protein, which yields MEKKTFHGRIAPADIARALLAEFDHGNLQAQIVGSGDRIVVQIASRAFRESGGQTALAVVLEKVEDGVMVQLGDQQWFGVAASMGQTALSALSALRNPLALLGRLDDLAQDISSIQLAETVWRTIQRTVEAAGASHQISERLRRTECAYCGAAVPVGEATCPACGGPMGTAQPKACLKCGFVPPSGSRNCPKCGAKMP from the coding sequence GTGGAGAAGAAAACCTTCCATGGGAGAATCGCCCCCGCCGACATTGCCCGCGCGTTGCTTGCCGAATTCGATCATGGAAACCTGCAGGCGCAGATAGTCGGGAGCGGAGATCGAATCGTGGTTCAGATTGCCAGCCGGGCGTTCCGCGAATCCGGCGGCCAGACGGCGTTGGCGGTCGTCCTGGAAAAAGTCGAGGACGGCGTGATGGTGCAACTGGGCGACCAGCAATGGTTCGGGGTGGCCGCCAGCATGGGCCAGACGGCGCTTTCGGCGTTGTCGGCGTTGCGGAATCCGCTTGCCCTGCTGGGGCGATTGGACGACCTGGCCCAGGATATTTCTTCTATCCAGCTGGCGGAAACCGTTTGGAGAACAATCCAGCGGACCGTCGAAGCCGCCGGTGCCAGCCATCAGATTTCGGAACGGCTGCGGCGGACGGAGTGCGCCTATTGCGGCGCGGCCGTGCCGGTCGGTGAAGCCACCTGTCCGGCCTGCGGCGGTCCGATGGGGACCGCCCAGCCGAAAGCTTGCTTGAAATGCGGGTTCGTGCCGCCCTCCGGCTCCCGCAACTGCCCGAAGTGCGGCGCCAAGATGCCGTAG
- a CDS encoding PDGLE domain-containing protein — protein sequence MHIPDGFLSLAVAVLFWVLAVVVIGYALSRIRSRLPERQVPLMGILAAVIFAGQMLNFAVAGGTSGHLLGAALAAILLGPWAAVLVMTCVVSVQALIFQDGGLLALGANLFNMAFVGVFAAWGVFQLIRRITPRARWSLLLAGFLAAWASIEIASLVAAIQLALSGTSPANVSVPAMGGIHALIGIGEGLITLGALAFLLVVRPGLLEEGTGAREAKPLWIGGLAVAALLAVFSPLASAHPDGLEWVAEQTGFLDTAQGPVYEIVPDYVVPGISNEALATILAGLLGVAIVAAAGFAVSRIRKGNPSS from the coding sequence ATGCACATTCCTGACGGTTTTCTTTCCTTGGCCGTAGCGGTCTTGTTTTGGGTGTTGGCAGTCGTGGTTATTGGGTATGCGCTTTCCCGGATTCGCAGCCGGTTGCCGGAACGCCAGGTTCCGCTGATGGGCATTCTGGCTGCCGTCATTTTCGCAGGCCAGATGCTGAATTTTGCGGTGGCCGGCGGCACTTCCGGACATCTCTTGGGCGCGGCGTTGGCGGCGATCCTGCTCGGACCGTGGGCCGCCGTGCTGGTCATGACCTGCGTGGTTTCCGTCCAGGCGCTGATATTCCAGGACGGCGGACTGCTGGCGCTCGGCGCCAACCTCTTCAACATGGCTTTTGTCGGCGTATTCGCCGCCTGGGGTGTCTTTCAATTGATTCGCAGAATCACGCCGCGCGCCCGCTGGAGCCTGCTGTTGGCCGGATTCCTGGCCGCCTGGGCGTCGATCGAGATCGCCTCATTGGTCGCCGCAATTCAACTCGCCCTATCCGGTACCTCGCCCGCCAATGTGTCCGTTCCGGCGATGGGCGGAATCCATGCCCTGATCGGAATCGGTGAAGGCCTGATCACCCTGGGAGCCTTGGCATTCCTCCTGGTGGTTCGTCCGGGTTTGCTGGAGGAGGGTACCGGTGCGCGGGAGGCTAAACCGCTGTGGATCGGCGGATTGGCGGTCGCGGCTTTGCTAGCCGTCTTTTCGCCGTTGGCTTCCGCGCATCCGGACGGTTTGGAATGGGTTGCGGAGCAGACCGGCTTTCTCGACACCGCACAAGGGCCGGTGTACGAGATCGTTCCGGATTATGTCGTTCCCGGCATTTCCAATGAGGCACTGGCAACCATTTTGGCTGGATTGCTCGGGGTTGCCATCGTCGCAGCTGCGGGATTCGCAGTGTCGCGCATCCGCAAGGGCAACCCTTCTTCGTAA
- a CDS encoding glycosyltransferase family 2 protein yields the protein MKLSVVIPVFNEKETAAEIVRRVKATGLASEILLVDDGSTDGTREILRSLDSPPEVVAVFHDCNQGKGAALRTGFRKASGDVILVQDADLEYNPAEYPALLEPIECGVADVVYGSRFLGAKRRVTMFWHMVANHLLTLATNVLYNSILSDMETGYKVFKADLLKSIPLRANRFDFEPEITAKVLKRKARLFEIPISFNPREYNEGKKIGLADAFAAVWALVKYRFVD from the coding sequence ATGAAATTAAGCGTGGTGATCCCCGTCTTCAACGAGAAGGAAACGGCGGCCGAGATCGTCCGCAGGGTAAAGGCCACCGGCTTGGCATCCGAGATACTGTTGGTCGACGACGGCTCGACCGACGGAACCCGCGAGATCCTCCGTTCGCTCGACTCTCCCCCCGAGGTCGTCGCCGTATTCCATGATTGCAATCAGGGAAAGGGCGCGGCGCTGCGGACGGGATTCCGCAAAGCCTCCGGCGACGTGATCCTGGTCCAGGATGCCGACCTTGAATACAACCCGGCGGAATACCCCGCCCTGCTGGAGCCGATCGAATGTGGAGTGGCGGACGTGGTGTACGGATCCCGCTTCCTCGGAGCCAAACGCCGGGTGACGATGTTCTGGCACATGGTGGCCAACCACTTGCTGACCCTGGCGACCAATGTTCTCTACAACAGCATCCTCTCGGATATGGAAACCGGATACAAGGTGTTTAAAGCCGATCTGCTGAAAAGCATTCCATTACGCGCTAACCGGTTCGACTTCGAACCCGAAATCACCGCCAAGGTCCTGAAGCGCAAGGCGCGGCTTTTTGAAATTCCGATCTCCTTCAATCCGCGGGAGTACAACGAAGGGAAAAAGATCGGGCTGGCCGACGCCTTCGCGGCCGTTTGGGCGCTGGTAAAGTACCGTTTTGTGGATTAA
- a CDS encoding glycosyltransferase family 39 protein has translation MDRTTGLWTSGKRAVIVGLIAAALLILTADAIGLTWDEPAYITASESYTGWFHRLVFGPHGVLNRKVIDGHWTANSEHPPLNKVFSGLVWGVTHTLVDDLLAHRLANMLLFGLMAALLYHMIADELGEAAAIGSVAALMTLPRLFFHAHLAALDVPAAGMIVVVTYVFWRTKESARWRYTVLLGAVWGLALSTKINTAFVLPTLFLWTLVFRRKPYLILRLVLAGILAAPVFVGLWPWLYYDTFERIKDFVAFQTVSHWKIPQYYLGRLFMPPPWHFPFVMTLAVVPLGTLILAGLGILRGIFRRRDRAFCSLLLLNALVPMLVVAAGRTMVYDNERLIMPAFPFLAALAGAGFSWLARMLRSMFQRVRVPVLGTALSAAAALIVLAPAVHGITSYFPHLLSYYSEAVGGLPGAAKMGLETTYWCESYREAIDFINANAKPGDSVWVESSSYEVLVYYQLHGVLRQDVVIAVPEGFGTESIFGGGVTSLKPAVAFDEATFVILQYRQSGLYQPDNSETELLEWASGRQPAYRLEREGVPVMDVYWSY, from the coding sequence ATGGATCGGACAACCGGCCTTTGGACCTCCGGCAAGCGGGCCGTCATCGTCGGCCTGATCGCCGCAGCGCTCCTGATCCTCACCGCCGACGCCATCGGACTCACCTGGGATGAGCCGGCCTACATCACGGCCTCGGAATCCTACACAGGCTGGTTCCACCGGCTGGTGTTCGGTCCGCACGGCGTATTGAACCGGAAGGTCATCGACGGTCATTGGACGGCGAACTCCGAGCATCCGCCCCTTAACAAGGTTTTCTCCGGGCTGGTGTGGGGGGTGACGCACACCCTCGTCGACGATCTGCTGGCGCACCGGTTGGCCAACATGCTGTTGTTCGGGCTGATGGCCGCGCTTTTGTATCACATGATCGCGGACGAGTTGGGGGAAGCGGCGGCGATCGGGTCCGTGGCCGCCCTCATGACCTTGCCGAGGCTCTTCTTCCACGCCCACTTGGCGGCGCTCGACGTTCCCGCCGCCGGGATGATCGTGGTCGTCACCTACGTATTCTGGCGCACGAAGGAAAGCGCCCGTTGGCGCTATACGGTCCTGCTGGGCGCGGTGTGGGGCTTGGCCCTCTCCACCAAAATCAACACAGCCTTCGTGCTGCCGACCCTTTTCCTGTGGACGTTGGTTTTCCGGCGGAAACCCTACCTGATCCTGCGTTTGGTGCTGGCCGGTATCCTCGCCGCGCCCGTCTTCGTCGGGTTATGGCCGTGGCTGTATTACGACACCTTTGAGCGAATTAAGGATTTTGTGGCTTTCCAGACGGTAAGCCACTGGAAGATACCGCAGTATTATCTCGGCCGGCTGTTCATGCCGCCCCCGTGGCATTTCCCCTTCGTGATGACCTTGGCCGTCGTTCCCTTGGGTACGCTGATCCTGGCCGGCCTCGGAATCCTGCGCGGAATATTCCGACGGCGGGACCGGGCGTTCTGCAGTCTGTTGCTCCTAAACGCGTTGGTGCCGATGCTCGTGGTGGCCGCCGGACGGACCATGGTTTACGACAACGAACGGTTGATCATGCCCGCCTTTCCGTTTCTGGCCGCACTGGCCGGCGCCGGATTCTCCTGGCTGGCGCGCATGCTGCGGTCGATGTTCCAACGCGTCCGGGTTCCCGTTCTGGGAACCGCGCTGTCCGCCGCGGCGGCCCTGATCGTGCTTGCCCCGGCCGTGCACGGCATCACCTCCTACTTTCCGCACCTGCTTTCGTATTATTCCGAAGCCGTGGGCGGATTGCCCGGAGCGGCGAAAATGGGATTGGAGACCACGTATTGGTGTGAAAGTTACCGCGAGGCGATCGATTTCATCAACGCCAACGCCAAACCCGGGGATTCGGTGTGGGTCGAATCCTCGAGCTACGAAGTATTGGTGTACTACCAGTTGCACGGCGTCCTGCGGCAGGATGTCGTCATCGCCGTTCCGGAAGGCTTCGGAACGGAATCGATCTTCGGCGGCGGAGTCACCTCCCTTAAGCCCGCGGTCGCCTTCGACGAAGCGACATTCGTGATCCTCCAATACCGCCAATCCGGCCTTTACCAACCGGACAATTCCGAGACCGAGCTGCTGGAATGGGCCTCCGGCCGGCAGCCGGCCTACCGTTTGGAGCGGGAGGGGGTTCCCGTCATGGATGTGTATTGGAGTTACTGA
- the recJ gene encoding single-stranded-DNA-specific exonuclease RecJ, whose protein sequence is MKPAKRWEIAPEPGEPVFRELHFIPKPIVRALFHRGIAEEDAARAFFQSDLEPAADPFLLEGMSEAVERILRGIRSGEPIVVYGDYDTDGVTATAMLVDFLESIGARASHYIPSRFAEGYGLNRPALEGLAAEGARIVVTVDCGARSAAEAEFAAKRNLDLIITDHHPPGKEEPAALAFLDPKRSGSAYPEKNLAGVGVAYRLVQAISRRIGAGACPAPEGYLDLVAVGTVADMVPLLGENRRLVREGLEILNAPVRLHMRPGLEQLMQAAGLKCGDVSAQGIGFILGPRLNASGRLDTADSAVRLLLSRDAQQAREYASRLNAQNRERQSLTKAAVAQARTLASQAADWDPDSPPFFIMVEHEGFNPGVIGLAASRLMEDYFRPVAVVAVEGEKARGSIRSIPGFHITEALEACREILDRFGGHSAAAGFTVARDRLPDLRSRLEKLAADALRGKALHPVLALDSEVRLNEISWDLHRWIARLEPCGQGNPAPAFFSRGLRVLQKRCVGKDSSHLKLTLAEGDASIGAIAFGFGSMESVLPRTVDVAFSLEEDTYYGRRLQMRVIDIKG, encoded by the coding sequence ATGAAGCCCGCCAAACGATGGGAAATCGCTCCGGAGCCCGGGGAGCCGGTCTTCCGGGAACTGCATTTCATCCCCAAGCCCATCGTACGCGCCTTGTTCCACCGCGGCATCGCCGAGGAGGATGCGGCGCGCGCCTTTTTCCAATCCGACCTCGAGCCTGCGGCGGATCCATTCCTGCTGGAGGGCATGTCCGAGGCGGTGGAGAGGATCCTGCGCGGGATCCGGTCCGGGGAGCCGATCGTCGTCTACGGCGATTACGACACCGACGGCGTGACGGCCACCGCCATGCTGGTGGATTTCCTGGAATCGATCGGCGCGCGCGCCTCCCATTACATCCCCAGCCGGTTCGCAGAAGGCTATGGATTGAACCGCCCTGCGCTGGAGGGTTTGGCCGCCGAGGGCGCGCGGATCGTGGTGACGGTAGATTGCGGCGCCCGGTCGGCGGCCGAAGCCGAGTTTGCGGCCAAGCGCAACCTGGATCTGATCATCACCGATCATCATCCCCCGGGGAAAGAAGAGCCTGCCGCCTTGGCGTTCCTCGATCCCAAACGGTCCGGTTCCGCGTACCCCGAGAAAAACCTCGCGGGAGTGGGAGTGGCTTACCGCTTGGTACAGGCGATCTCCCGCCGGATCGGAGCGGGCGCCTGCCCCGCACCCGAAGGGTATCTCGACCTCGTCGCCGTCGGTACGGTGGCCGACATGGTGCCCCTGTTGGGGGAAAACCGCCGCCTGGTCCGCGAAGGTCTGGAAATCCTCAACGCTCCGGTGCGGCTCCACATGCGGCCCGGGCTGGAGCAATTGATGCAGGCGGCGGGGCTGAAGTGCGGTGACGTCTCCGCCCAGGGGATCGGTTTCATCCTCGGCCCCCGGCTGAACGCCTCGGGCCGGCTGGATACCGCGGACTCGGCTGTGCGCCTGCTCCTCTCCCGCGACGCGCAGCAAGCCCGGGAATATGCTTCGCGGCTGAACGCCCAAAACCGGGAACGCCAGTCGCTGACCAAAGCCGCCGTCGCCCAGGCGCGGACCCTAGCCTCGCAGGCCGCGGATTGGGATCCGGATTCTCCCCCGTTCTTCATCATGGTGGAACACGAAGGATTCAATCCCGGAGTGATCGGGCTGGCGGCATCCCGCCTGATGGAGGACTACTTCCGCCCGGTGGCGGTGGTCGCGGTCGAAGGGGAGAAAGCGCGGGGCTCGATCCGCAGCATACCGGGTTTCCACATCACTGAAGCGCTGGAAGCCTGCCGCGAAATCCTCGACCGCTTCGGGGGACATTCCGCGGCCGCGGGCTTTACCGTCGCGCGGGATCGCCTCCCCGATTTACGGAGCAGGCTGGAAAAACTCGCCGCGGACGCCCTCCGCGGGAAGGCGCTTCATCCGGTCTTGGCGTTGGATTCGGAAGTCCGGCTTAACGAAATTTCGTGGGACTTGCACCGGTGGATCGCCCGCCTGGAACCGTGCGGGCAGGGGAATCCGGCGCCGGCATTCTTCAGCCGCGGATTGCGCGTGCTGCAAAAACGTTGCGTGGGCAAGGATTCTTCGCATTTGAAACTGACCCTGGCCGAGGGGGATGCTTCCATCGGCGCCATTGCCTTCGGCTTCGGTTCCATGGAAAGCGTCCTGCCGCGGACCGTGGATGTCGCCTTCTCGCTCGAAGAGGATACCTATTACGGCAGGCGGTTGCAGATGCGGGTGATCGATATTAAAGGATAG